The DNA region gGGACGAAAATAGAAATTGGAATATCTTTTAGGGATGATTTTAACTATTAACTCATTTAAATAATATCTAAATTATTCGATTCTATGGTATAGATGAATATAAATTAGaggctttttttaataaaaataatgtaatcaaattaaatatataatttaaactattttttgttaaaaaacctCATCATTATCTGATATCTATTTAATTCGGCAAGATTTTGTAATAACCATATTAAAAGATCATATTGCCCTAATAACCATATTAAGTTTCTTAGTCTTACTCACCTATTAATTTAGAGATGAGAAaatgagagagagtgagagaacgAGAGAGAGTGAGGGGGAAAACACTGAGTGGGGTAGAACTAGGTATGTACAGAAAAAGGATCCTAGAATTTGGAATCGAGAAGAGTATCAACGCTTGGAAAATGATTCGTTCTCCATTTTTATTAACAATCTGCCGCAAGATATCTCGAAGAAGGAATTATTCAACCTATTCAATTGGACGGAAAGAATCAACGATATCTATCTTGGCCGGAAGCTTAAAAATGGGAAGGAATACCTGTTTGCGTTTGTACGCTATACGACGAAAGGAGGAGCAATAAAGGCTATAGCATAAATGTATCATATGAATTTGAGGGGGATGAGAATCTCGATAGGGGAAGCAAAGTATAGAAGGGTTACAACGGAAACGAACACTGATATACAGAAGGGTGATATTGGTAGAATTGATGTGGAGCACAGACACGATCGGGAAGGAGACGGATTTACAAGGGTggacgaaaaaaaaagaaaaaatgttacTTCCATTAAAGACTCGCACGGTAATGGTTGGACGTAGAGGATCGAACTCCCGGTAGCAAAAGAAAACTTTGATTGGCTATTAAGGAGTTTAGTAGGTGGAACGACGTCGGCCATCAACTTTGAATCGCTAAAGAGAGCAATCAGTAAAAATCTCCCTGAGGTTACTGAAGTCAAAGAGATTGGAGCATATAAAGCCCTATTAGTTTTTGATACCGTGAAAAATGCGGAGGAAGCATATACCTTCAAAATGAATAGTATTTTACAATTCTTCCATAATGTATGGAGATGGGAGGAATCAGAGTGCAGTGAGACTAGAAGAGTCTGGCTGGAATGTCATGGAGTGCCACTGCATGTATGGTCAGGGGAGACGTTCAACAAGATAGGCGGCCTATGGGGGAAAGTAGTCAAGTGTGATTAAGTAACAAAATCCACATTATCGTTCAGTGCTGGCAGAGTGTTAATTGATACGTGTGTATTCGACATAATTCATGAATGGATTCATATCACAGTTGGTACTAGTGGCTTCGATGTTTTTGCAAAGGAGGTGGGCCGTGAGGACTACAAAGAGAAATGTTTGTTGGAAGATACTATCGAGAGGTCAACGTATGAAAACTCTAGTGTTGTGGCCGGAGAAAATTTGTTGAAGACGGCGGCTTGGGATCCGGCGGCTGAGCTAGTTACACCATGGACCATAGGCGATGTTGATGACAAAGGTACAATGGTAACacaagaaatttttttgaatgagTATAATAAGAAGAATTTAATTCCATATCATCTCCAACCAAAAACAGCTACGTTTGAAATTAATAGATTTAATGAGAGAGCTGATTGTGAGGGATCTAATGAGGGTGGGGAGTTTGAATCAGAAAGAACGGTTACAGAGGAACTCGTTCACAAGGAAAGCGGACCTAACAATGTGGAAATAAGACAACAAAGGAAACTTTATATGGGCTATGATACAAAGTATGGAGAGGGTCAAAAACTTAGCTACAAGGCCAAATCCCCTTTGGGCCACTTAGTTCGTGGGTCTGTGGAAAGTTGGGGTCTACAGGGGCTGTTGGAAGGTGACGGGCTGGAGAATGGAGTACCGCAAGAGGTCCAACACGCTGGGGAGCTTCAACTGGGTCAGGGTCCACCTGGCATGGGCGAGTCGGATCAAGTGATCCCATGCTGGCCCAGAGAAGGGCTGGGCGAATCCACACACGAACTCTTGCGTGTGGAGGCTGGCGAGCACGAGCACGTCTGCACGGCAGCCATGGAGGGTGAATCGCGATCCCAATCGCGGAAGAGAGGGGTGGAAGGACGACCTGATTATGGAGCACGGAATGACTACCGATCTCCGATGGTTGCTGCCGAGAGCCTGACGAGGCAAACAGCGGTAGATAGGGCTGACCGTTTGGAGGAGCGGGAGGCGCAGAGTCAAAGTGCAGGGGAGCTTAGTAGACAGAGAGGACAACGGCTTCAACCCCATGTAATGGAGACCAATGTGCCAAGGATAGAAGGTATGGATGAAGCTATGGGTAATGGGAAGGACAGAGAGCCGGTTAGCAAGGATGTTGGGTCAGCCATGGAAGTACAAGAGACAAATCAAACACTTGATCAAATGCAAATGAGGGAAGAACAgttagatgaaaacaagaaaacatggCAATTGGGAGTGGAGTCTGGTGCAGTGTTATATGATGAAGATGTAGACATTATGGCGATTTTACAAAGTCGGAATGAAGCTATCGCGGCAAAAAGAAGGACGGCAAAACAGAAGGAGAAAGCCAGGAGGAGCAGGCTCAAGAAACATATCAAGGtgtgtaaaaatattttaaaatgatttataGCTGTTGGAATATTAGAGGATTAGGAGGGATCGAGaaattgagtatggtgaaagagttaaaaaaaaagaataggtTGAATATGCTAGGACTGATTGAAACTAAGCGAGAAATTGTGACTAAGTTTGATGTAATACGGTTATGAGGTTGTGACACGGTGGGCTGGGAGTATGTGGAATCAATAGGTGCCTCTGGGGGTTTAATGTTAATGTGGGATGACTTGTTATTTAAACGTTTGAACTGCTATAAAGGGGATGGCTGGCTATGTGTTGAAGGTCTGCTAACAAAAAATAACTTCAACTATGCATTCTGCTTGGTGTATGGGGCTCATGGGCGGAGTGAGAAACTAGTGATGTGGCAAGAGTTATGTTGTGGGATTATGTCAGGTTCCATTTTGTTTCATGGGTGACTTTAATGAGATACTTCAGGTAGAGGAAAGGAAGGGCGCTACTAGTTTATCGGCAGCAGCAGAAGAGTTTAAGGATTGGGTGCAAGATTTACAGCTAGTCGACTTACCACTGACGGATCGGAAGTTCACATGGTTTCGAGGCCAATCGTGTAGCCGCATTGATAGGGTCCTTGTCAGTGTAGAGTGGCTCGAGGAGTTTCCAGATACTCGGTTAAAAGGGGGTCCTAGAGGTCTATCAGATCACTGCCCATTGATCCTAGAAGATACAAGACTAAGTGTGGGACCGAGGCCATTTCGAAGCCTGGATTCCTGGTTTAGTCATGAGGGTTTCCTAAGAATGGTGGAGGATGAATGGAGGAATTTGGGCAATGTTCAATTCACTAACAAGCTCAAGGCTTTGACGGTACCTTTGAGAAGATGGCATAAAGACAATTTTGGGGACATGGACAATCGGATAAAGAAGTTggaggaagaaattaaaaaggttGATGATCTCGTAAGTACTGGTAATTATGACGGCACAGTGGAGGCTAGACGGAAAGCCCTGGTGACATGTTGTGCAAAATGGTATATCAGAAAGGAGATTCACTAGAAACAGATGTCGCGGTCTAAACATGTGAGAGATATGGACAAGAATACTAGGTACTTCCATAACTTAGCGTCGGCTAGAAGGAGGAACAACAGAATTGACTCTCTGATAATTAATGGAAGGTTGGTGCGGAATTAGGGCAAAATAAAGATTGCGATCAGAGGGTTTTATAAAGAACTGTATCGGCAGGAATATGCCCCTTTAATCAGGTTCCGTGATGGGTTGGTAAAGCAAATTGATGAGGAAGAGGCAGCAGGGTTAGAGGTGATGCCATCGCCAGAGGAAATACAGAAGGCAGTTTGGGAATGTGAGTCCAGTAAAGCGCCAGGTAGTGATGGATTTAatatgaacttcataaagaaatTTTGGAGTGAGATTGGCCAGGAATTTACTGCAGCTGTGTTGGGTTTCTTTCAAAGTGCGAGGTTACCGACGGATGCTAATATAACATGGGTGGCGCTGGCTCCAAAGTTTGTGGGAGCTAAGGAAATAAGAGACCTTCAGCCAATTAGTATGGTTGGTTGCGTGTATAAGGTCATATCAAAGGTTCTAGTGAGAAGAATGCGGTCAGGGATGCCATGGCTAGTGGGAGAGACTCAGTCTGTGTTTGTAAAGGGCCGCAAAATACATGATGGTGCGCTTATTGCTTGTGAGACGGTCCAATGGTTGAAGTTGACTAAGAAAAAGGCGGCAATAATCAAGTTAGACTTTCAGAAGGCTTACGACAGGGTAAGATGGAGCTTTGTGGATATTGTATTACAAAAAATGGGCTTTGGTCTGAGATGGAGGACATGGGTGAAGGAATGCGTGACTACAGTGTCTATGTCGATTTTGATTAATGGGTCACCATCCAAGCCGTTCAATATGGAGagaggtcttagacaaggagatcCTCTTTCTCCCTTTCTGTTTGTCCTTGTAGCTGACGTCTTGCACAGGATGGTGGGGGAGGCGGTCAGGAATGGGCAGATCTCTCCACTGCTGGTTGGTAGGGACAACATCGAGCTGTCGCATTTGCAATTTACAGATGATACAATCATATTTTGCCCCCAGGAAACGGAGACAATCATGAATTATAAGAGGCTTCTGCGTTGTTTTGAGTTGATGTCTGGCTtgagtattaattttgataagtcgAACTTGATTTCCATTAACTGTGAGCAGGAGTGGGTGACGAATATGTGTGGTCTATTGGGATGTACAGAGGCTGCTCTACCTGTTAGGTACTTAGGAATCCCCCTAGGTGCGAATCCTCGGTTGGTGAAGACCTGGAAACCAATCATAGACAAGGTGGAAGATAAGCTCAGTTTATGGAAAGCAAAGTCTCTCAACAAAGCTGGCAAGCTGGTTCTCATAAAATCTGTACTCAATAGCTTGCCGGTCTACTACCTTAGCCTGTATAAGATGCCAAAGTCGGTGGCAGAAAAGCTAATTCAGGGAGGTGGTGCAAGCTCCGAAAAAGCTAGGGAGTTTAGGGGTGGGAGATGCATTGATCAGAAATATGTGACTcttgttcaagtggtggtggtGCTTTTCCAAGGAGGATTGCCCGCTGTGGAAGAAGGTGGTATGTTCCTGTAACCAGCTGAACTCAAATGTAATGTTGTCAAAACAGCCTCTACCGATAAGACGTGGCCCATGGAGAGATATCTGCCAGCTTAATATTCAGGAGCAACAGGTAAGAGAGAAGATTATTAGTGGTTTGTCTATGGAAGTGGGAAATGGTAGACATATCCGTTTTTGGGAGGATGATTGGCTAGAAAgtggctctttgaaagagaatttTCTGAGGCTATTCTCTGTTTCGAATCAAACAAGATCTGTAATAGGggactgtgggttttgggatgggttagagtgggtaTGGAACTTTCAGTGGCGGCGAAATTTATTCCAATGGGAATTAGAGCTTCTTAATCAACTTCACAATCGGCTACGAATTGTCAGAATATCTGCAAATAGAGAGGATACAATTATATGGAAATTTGATAGAACATGTGTTTTTTctactaactcctttgtgcaggtGTTGCAGAAAGAGACCCTCTCGAAAGACATCACAAGCTACAGCTTCACTAGCACCATCTAGAAAGGATGGGTTCCTCCAAGAGTTGAGCTTTTTGCATGGTTTGTCTTAGTAGGCAGGGTTAACACTAAAGAGAGATTGAGTAGGCTAGGAATTATTCACCAAAATGATAATATTTGTGTATTGTGTAAAAAAGAGATAGAATTTGTGCATCATCTATTTCTTGGCTGTGAGTTTacgtggcaggtgtggtgtgcttggttgaCGTATGTTGATGGGCCTTGGGTTATTCCGGGGACTATCAAAGGACTCTTTGAGAGTTGGATTGGAGTACTTGGTCGTAGTTCGGAGCACAAGAAGTGGATGATAAGTTTCTTCGCGATTATTTGGAACATTTGGTTGGAACGGAATAGCAGAGTTTTTCAGAAATTAGAGACGGGAGTTGATGGAATTATAAACAAATCGGTTTTGAGTTACAGGGAATGGTGTCATGTTAATCTGtttggttgttgatggctatgtcgGAAATGACAACAGATTATACCTTTTCTACTTTTTCATGGTCCTGTATTTTCTCTAAACTTTTCTTGTACTTTCCTGGACTAAATCCCCATtttggtccctgagattcacgcaATTACTCATTTTGGTCCCCgaaattcaaaattacctataCTGGTCCTCCAGATTCAAGTTTTGGCACCAATATGGTCCTTCGAGTCTTTCCGGTGATGATTAGGCAAATGGAGTGTTGAGATGACACCCTTCCTGTCACGTTGGACGCTGTAACGGCTAGTTAATGTGGCGAGGATTGTATTTGTATCCAATTTAatctctcttattaaaattttgtcaTTATAACTCagataaataataagataattagGGTTTTATGAACTAAATTGGATACAAATACAACCCTCGCCACATTAACTAGTCGTTACAGCGTCCAACGTGACAGGAAGGGTGTCATCTTAGCACTCCATTTGCCTAATTATCACCGGAAAGAGTCGAGGGACCATATTGGTGCCAAAACTTGAATCTGGAGGACCAGtataggtaattttgaattttggggaCCAAAATGAGTAATtgcgtgaatctcagggaccaaaATGGAGATTTAGTCACTTTCTTGCTCCACCTCTGTGTTGAGCTTACttggttcaaaaaaaaaaatcatattaagagATCATATTGTCCCTTGTTTCGTCAATGGCAATACATTGGCatactaaataattaatagtatctcaaatattaaaataaaattaccatgAGTAAGAAGtgtttttttagaattaaaaaagaaaataaaagatagaCTATTAAACCTGCATAAATCTTTTAAGttgtatttataaattttatataattttttgaaaattgaacctaaaataaaaaaaatgtgatttcaTTATATACTTTATTTTAAAGATTATCAATCGAACATAAAAAATTTGGATGCACTAAAATATGATTATGGTGATAAAATTCCGAATCTCTAAAATTATAATTgctaaataataaattgaactaTTTTTAAGAAAGTTAACTTTATCCACATTCTAAGAAGAGTTAAAAATAACAGTTTTAACATAGTCTTTACACTGAACTCTCACATAAATAAAATTAGCACTAGAATTAATGAATATAACTTAAGATGAAACTTTATAGATATGATCTATTATAAATGACTATAGTAAACAAGCAATTGCATtacaaagtaaaaaagaaaaaatacattattttcatatgaaatagtTAACGaaggtaaaaaaatgaaaaaataaataaattttgattttagaatttaCATTCATGTATCATAAATAAAACACTTTATTTATAATGTTATATAGATATAAAAAAGaatcaatataattattaaaaaaatatgatataaaatattaaaattattaacaaaattcaCAACGCATAATTAATCtttaattgttaataaattttatcattaataatatttttcaaaaataatattgaaaAGATAATCATATAAAGACTCACTATAATGTGTTACGTCAGCATATTTAATGGTAGAATAATATAATATGATGATTATTAGattgagaaaaaaatttatagtcattatactTATTTGAGACGAATGCTAATGTGGCATGTGAAGAGTAGAGAGCTTAATGCTCAGTCCTTAGAAATGCTTTATTATTAGAGGTAACaaataatttagtaattttacttttattttataatcTTACCGTAAAAAATGGTTATCCTGAATAACATGGTATCTTTTTAAATTTGgccattgatataaaatataaaaaataaataattaatatttatttaatcaaCGAAGAATGTAATAATATAACTTGAATTGCTCCATTAGTTAGCATATTTGTTCTCTTGTTAGGAACTTGAATCtacttatatattaaaaaaataaaataatttttttgtccttaacgtttatatatatatatatatatttgtttaatttttaacatttaatttgatttaactttgtcttaattttttatttgtgtcaaaattacCTCTAAATGTTAACTCCATCTAAAATATTaagaccaaaataaaaaatatcaaaggaTAGTTTTAACGAAAATCGAAAatgttaaagataaaattaaataaatcgaAAACATTAAGCACAAAATTGAATCAACTTAAACGTCATAAATGCTTTTTACTATAGcaaatattaaagacaaaaaatatatttttcgtaAAAAAACCCTATCAACACTCAGCCTCATCCAAACGCGGAAAAAAACCTAGAATCACAGTATTAGAGAGATTGGTAATTTGCTACAGTGTGATGAAAGAAGTGTTTGTGTATTCTAAACAGAGTTTTAAgtgtttaaaagaaaaaatattatgaataatGGAGTTTAGAATCTCGATCATCAATATTATTAAATAGTTTTCCTGAAAAATGTTCTTACTGGGAGATAAACGTAATGCATATCTATCTCGCTGTTAATTGAAACACCAAATTAGGGCACAAAACTTGATTTGACCTAGAAAAATAGATTCTACATTTAACACTTTCGAGCATCAAACCATGAAGACCTTGGGTGGCACTACCTGTGCGGTTTTACAACTAAATATAGGTTTAGCAACGAAACCATTATGAAACAGGAACTTGTAATAGTTCTTTTGCAATCCTAATGCATTCTGTCATGGGGCAATTGGTCTTGATTGCATTTGTGGCTATGTGAGACCTGCTTGCAGCATAACCCTCctgcaatcaaacaacacagttTCTAAATCATtttctacaacaacaacaacgaaaCCTTATCATACTAAGTGAGGTCGCCTATATAGATCAAGAATATCATTGCTTCCTATCATTCTCATGTCTACTGTAAGCAGTAAGGTTATTTTCTACgatgttaaaaattttaattttaggatGGCTATCATCAACTTTGAAATaaagtgaaataaaatatattcttaacAAAGATCATCCAATGGAGAAATGCGTAACTAATAAACTACACAATTTATGACTTTGATTCTGTTACCATGTTATAGAATACCTGGTGCATGGCATTCATCAAGGCCTTTAGAGATGGAGAATTAATTTTTGCGCGGCTTGCCATCTGAGTAAGTACAACAAGAACTACTGTAAGTTATTATTCTGACCAAATAGCTAAACATTCCTTTCCTACAGTTCAATAATAAAGACAACGCTTCAACAAGAAGCACAAGCACCTCATCCAACTTGATATACCCAAATGGCAACTTAGGGTCACTTTCATCAATCATTCGGTTTATAAGCTTTCCAAGACTGTTTTTACTGTCACATTCAACCCATTCCCACTCCTTGGCTAGATTTAGCATGTCCGTAAGATATGCAGCATCGTGAAGAGGTCCGGTCCAAAGCGGTCCGGACACCACAAGGGAGTTTGAAAcctgaaaataaaaagtaataaaagatTACAGAAGCTTCAATAGTTATATAAGTCAATAATTTAAGCAATGACAGAAATGGAAGAGTAAAACATAAGTGTTACATAACATAAATTCGTTGCTGCTACATAACTTACAAAGTATATTGAATAGGAAAAAGCAACAAATATATCTGGAACTTAGGATTCAAACAAACAAACTTCATGAAATCTTATGGAAGACCTGAAATATACCATCGGCATACTGCAAGAGCAACTAATCTGACCAAGTTGATCCCAAGAATATTCATGAGAATTTCCACATTTGTGGCAATAACCAATATAGCCATAATGCCTACAATAAGTATATGAGTTATAAATCAAATCAAGGGAGTAACACAAACAAGATCAAAGGTGCAACACAAGCAGAGAAATACATTACCTACTGTCATGAATCTTGCCACGATTTAATCTGAGTAAGACTCTGAAAACAGGTCCGTGATACGCATAGTACGAAAACAAGGGAGTAATATGATACCCTAACACTGCAGCCTCCCTGGCAGCTCCACCTATAAGCATTCGCAAACCAACCTCATTCGAATATGGCATAGGGCGTACATAGGCTCCATATGCAGCTAAAGAACTAGCAATAAAAACAGATAGTAGTTACAGAACATGTCAAAACTTGCCTAGTCACATTGAATTTCCCAGAACAAACACAAACCAGGCACTGCAAATTTCACTTGTTCATACACAGACACTAAGATTAGTCCAACTTCGTCACAACATATCATCAAAACTACTAAAACCCTCTCAAACCAGCCATCGCAACTGTCACATGTTTAAACAGACACCAACACTTGTACAACTGTGTTACAAAACATCATCAAAACTAGGGAAAGCATCAAAACCAAGCATAAATTAGAAGACATGAATGAATGACCTACAAATCTATAATTGAACTAGCTAAGATTatgacataaaaaaatataaaacaaaaactaaataatattagATTCTTACTGATGGGGACGGTGTCCACCAGAAGAGTATCCATCAGTAGAAGTCACATAGAGCAAACCACCCAGCCTCAAAGCATTCATGGCAGACCTCAAGAAAGATGAATCACTCCCAAAAGAATCAACATCAATGAAATCAAAAAAACTCTTTTGAAGATAATAATCCACCATCACACGATTAGCCTCCAAATGAGTAACC from Arachis hypogaea cultivar Tifrunner chromosome 10, arahy.Tifrunner.gnm2.J5K5, whole genome shotgun sequence includes:
- the LOC112715807 gene encoding uncharacterized protein; translation: MLTAATLTPLSSSNFRISRNSIPQNPCRSSKVNTFLPNFRGGCKCETQTERGLEFEIGGAFYRQESASGRDLGVLAAFLHKKSNGSLRVLDALCGCGVRSLRYLVEAEADFVAANDANDSYGSTIAENLSRVKKGSCDESGERWKVTHLEANRVMVDYYLQKSFFDFIDVDSFGSDSSFLRSAMNALRLGGLLYVTSTDGYSSGGHRPHHSLAAYGAYVRPMPYSNEVGLRMLIGGAAREAAVLGYHITPLFSYYAYHGPVFRVLLRLNRGKIHDSRHYGYIGYCHKCGNSHEYSWDQLGQISCSCSMPMVSNSLVVSGPLWTGPLHDAAYLTDMLNLAKEWEWVECDSKNSLGKLINRMIDESDPKLPFGYIKLDEMASRAKINSPSLKALMNAMHQEGYAASRSHIATNAIKTNCPMTECIRIAKELLQVPVS